The nucleotide window AAAACTTGTTGGAGGTCTTTACGGTGTTAGCATAGGAAGGACATTTTTTGGAGAGTCAATGTTCCATACAGTTTCAAATGCCTCAAAGGTCGCTTTTGTTCATCTTGTTGAGAGATTAAAAAGATGGGATTTTGATATTATTGACTGTCAGCAGTCAACTCCACATATGGCAAGATTTGGTGCTGTAGATATAAGCAGAAAAAAGTTTCTTGATATACTCAGATATTCGGTAGAAAAGCCTTCAATAGTCGGGAACTGGAATAAATGATAAATTTCATTTTATTAATCTAATCTAAAGGTTTAAAATAATTTTGGAACAAAAATTTGAGGTGGGAAATTAAATGGAAAATATTGACTGGCTGTGTATCAATACAATAAGGGTTCTGTCACTTGACCAGATCCAGAAGGCAAAATCAGGACACCCCGGAATGCCTTTAGGCGCTTCTCCAATGGCTTATGTTTTGTGGGATAAATTTTTGAGACATAATCCTAAAAATCCGAACTGGTTTAACAGGGACAGGTTTATTCTTTCTGCGGGACATGCTTCTGCTATGCTTTACTCACTTCTTTATCTTTATGGTTACGATTTACCCCTTGAAGAGCTAAAGAGGTTCAGACAGTGGGGAAGTAAAACACCGGGACACCCTGAGTATGGACACACCCCCGGAGTTGAGGCAACAACAGGACCGTTGGGTCAGGGCTTTGGTATGGGCATTGGAATGGCTATTGCAGAATGTTTCCTTTCAAACTACTTTAACAGAGATGGATTTAATATAGTTGATCACTACACTTACGCAATAGTTTCAGATGGAGATCTTATGGAAGGTATTTCATCTGAGGCTGCTGCCCTTGCCGGCAGGCTGAAGCTTGGCAAACTTATCTACCTTTATGATGATAACCGCATAACAATAGATGGACCAACAGATATAACATGGACAGAGGATATAGAGCTTAGGTTTAAAGCTCATGGCTGGCATGTCATAACAGTTCCTGACGGTGAGGATCTTGATGCCATATACGGGGCGATAAAGGCCGCTCAGGATGAAAAAGAAAAACCATCATTAATTAGGATAAGAACGCATATAGGATGGCATTCGCCAAAACAGGACGATCCTGCTGTCCACGGAGCTCCCCTATCAGAAGAAGAGGCAAAAGAAACAAAAAAAGCCCTTGGATTTCCTGAAGATAAAATGTTTTATATACCTGAAGAAGCCCTAAAACATTTTAGAAAGGCTGTTGAGAAAGGAAAAGAGCTTGAAAAAAGCTGGAATGAGCTTTTTGATGAATACAAAAAAAGGTATCCTGAACTTGCAAAGGAGTTTGAAAGGTTTGTAAATGGAGAACTTCCAGAAGGCTGGGATAAAGATCTTCCTGTTTACACAGATACATCAAAAAAGATAGCAACAAGGTCAGCATCAGGAGAAACACTTAATATTCTTGCAGATAAAATACCAAACCTTATAGGAGGTTCTGCTGATCTTGCCCATTCAAACAAGGTTTTCCTGAAAGGAAAAGGTGAGTTTTACTGTGATACACCTTCAGGGAGAAATATACATTTTGGAATTAGAGAGCATGCTATGGGTTCTGCAGTAAACGGTATGGCTCTCCACGGCGGGATTATACCATTTGGTGCCACATTTTTTGTTTTTTCTGATTACATGAGGGCATCTGTCAGGCTTGCCGCATTGATGGGTGTTCACTCAACATTTGTCTATACACACGACAGCATCGGTGTAGGTGAGGACGGTCCAACACACCAGCCTGTTGAACATCTTATGAGCTTCAGGGTTATGCCTGATCTTATTGTTATAAGACCGGCAGATGCAAATGAGACAGTTGAGGCTTGGAAGATAGCTTTAAGGGAGAAAAAACCTGTTTTACTTGTTTTAACAAGACAGAATGTTCCTGTACTTGATCCAGAGAAGTATCCTATATCAGAAGGTGTTAAAAAAGGTGCCTACATACTTGAAGATGCTGAAAATCCTGATCTTATTTTGATAGGAACAGGCTCTGAAGTTCATGTATGTCTTGGGGCTAAGGATATTCTTGAGAAAGAAGGAATTAAAGTAAGGGTTGTTTCTATGCCTTCCTGGGAGCTTTTCTTTAGACAGTCTGAGGATTACAGAAAGGAAGTTCTTCCTGAGGATCTACCTAAGGTTGCCGTTGAAGCTGGTTCATCTTTAGGGTGGAAAGAAATAGTAGGTGATAAAGGCATTGTTATAGGTATGGAAGGTTTTGGTGCTTCAGCCCCTGGAGGCGAGCTTATGGAAAGGTTTGGCTTCACCCCTGAGAATGTCGCCCAGAAAGCAAAAAAACTT belongs to Persephonella sp. and includes:
- a CDS encoding leucyl/phenylalanyl-tRNA--protein transferase, with product KLVGGLYGVSIGRTFFGESMFHTVSNASKVAFVHLVERLKRWDFDIIDCQQSTPHMARFGAVDISRKKFLDILRYSVEKPSIVGNWNK
- the tkt gene encoding transketolase, producing the protein MENIDWLCINTIRVLSLDQIQKAKSGHPGMPLGASPMAYVLWDKFLRHNPKNPNWFNRDRFILSAGHASAMLYSLLYLYGYDLPLEELKRFRQWGSKTPGHPEYGHTPGVEATTGPLGQGFGMGIGMAIAECFLSNYFNRDGFNIVDHYTYAIVSDGDLMEGISSEAAALAGRLKLGKLIYLYDDNRITIDGPTDITWTEDIELRFKAHGWHVITVPDGEDLDAIYGAIKAAQDEKEKPSLIRIRTHIGWHSPKQDDPAVHGAPLSEEEAKETKKALGFPEDKMFYIPEEALKHFRKAVEKGKELEKSWNELFDEYKKRYPELAKEFERFVNGELPEGWDKDLPVYTDTSKKIATRSASGETLNILADKIPNLIGGSADLAHSNKVFLKGKGEFYCDTPSGRNIHFGIREHAMGSAVNGMALHGGIIPFGATFFVFSDYMRASVRLAALMGVHSTFVYTHDSIGVGEDGPTHQPVEHLMSFRVMPDLIVIRPADANETVEAWKIALREKKPVLLVLTRQNVPVLDPEKYPISEGVKKGAYILEDAENPDLILIGTGSEVHVCLGAKDILEKEGIKVRVVSMPSWELFFRQSEDYRKEVLPEDLPKVAVEAGSSLGWKEIVGDKGIVIGMEGFGASAPGGELMERFGFTPENVAQKAKKLLVSR